The nucleotide sequence ACCGTCCTGGGCAAGCCAGGTTCTGGGGGCCTGGTTACTGTGGTTGACCGCACAAGCCGCTTGCTGCTGGCGGCAAAGATCGAAGACAAGACTGCGTCTGCTGTTCAAGCTGCCCTGATCCGTCTGCTCAAGGGGATGGAGTGCCGTAGCCTGACGACAGACAACGGAAAGGAGTTTGCTCGACATAAGGAGATAGCCACAGCCCTGGGGGCTCCTGTCTACTTTGCCCATCCCCATAGCCCCTGGGAACGGGGTACAAATGAAAACACAAACGGACTCATTCGCGAATATTTGCCCAAGGGGCTCGATTTTCGAGAGGTGCGGAACGATGTTGTTCTACGGATTGTAGAACGGCTGAACAACCGTCCCAGAAAGTGTCTCGGCTTTCGTACCCCGAATGAGGCTTTTTTCAATTTGCCTGTTGCGTTTAGATTGACAATCTAGCAGGGAAAATACTTCTCATAGCTATAAGCTACCTGAACCCCCGGCCGAGCCGGGGGTTTTCAAAACACAACGAAAAGGGCGTTTTCCTCGTAACAAGGAAAAACGCCCTTTTCTCTAATCTTTTCATCGACCGCTTAATTTTCGGTCGAGGATATCCTTGGTGGAGCTAAGGGGATTCGAACCCCTGACCTCTTGAATGCCATTCAAGCGCTCTCCCAGCTGAGCTATAGCCCCACGGCAAAACAGGAGAAATTATAGGGACAACAGAGGTTTTTGTCAAGAACAAATTCCACCCACGGATGGCCTTTCGGGGCAGAATGTACTATTGCAGCAGCCAAGCGATCTGGTTCCCACACCAGATGCCTTAAGACGCCTCACTCCGCCCTCATCCCCTTCGCAGATAACGGATACAACGGCAGCTTTTCGTTGCGCCTCGCCCCATTTCGGCTCTTCATCGGAGAGCGTGACAAACCGCAGCGAGCCCCTCAACCTTTTCTTCGGTTGTGCCGGCTGCTTGTCACCAACTTCGCAGATCTTAGGAACGTCGCTGAACTCGGGGCTATCGTTGGTGGACATCAAAAGCCAGCTATCAGCCTAAACACAAAGCCTGCACATAGTTCAGAAATGAAATTAGGTATAATACAGGCGGGGTTTCACTGTCTTCCCCCAAAAAGCCGAGGGAGAGATGACTGGAATGGGAGAGCCTTTTCGCGTATCCGATCTCTTGGATACCTTGATACGACTTGAGGAAAGGGGCAGCGCCTTCTACGAGGACCTGGCCGCGAGGACAAAATCGGAACGGGCGCGGGCGCTCTTCGAAGAACTCAGCAGAGAGGAACGAGAGCACGAAGCCCTGTATTCCGCCCTCAAAAAGGAGTTCGGCGATGGCGCTCCTCCGGATTCGGACCGTATCCGTCACCTGGACACACTGATTCGCCAGAGCTTTGCCTTCGAGGAGTTCAGGCCCATCCTCAAGGACTCCGACAAGGCATGGGAACAGGCCATCGATTTCGCCATACAGCTCGAAAAGAACACCGCGGCCTACGTCCGGGAGATCCGCAGCATCCTCCGGACCGAGGCCCCGGAGGTCTTCGAGGCCATTCTGGCCGAGGAGGAACGGCATCTCAGAATGCTGGCGGACTACAAAAACGAGGCTGGATTCTGAAAAGGGAGAGCCCGACGGACCGAAGCCCGGGGCTCTCCCCAACTCTATCCAGGACCATCCGGCCGGAGCTCTCGCCCTCCATCGCCAATCGAGCGGTCAGCGGCGCAGGACCTTGGACAGAAAATCTGCGGTACGCGGCTCCCGCGGCCGGTCGAAGACCTCCTCCGGCGTCCCCTCCTCGGCGATGCTTCCCCGGTCCATGAAGAACACACGGTCGGCAAACTCCCGGGCAAACCCCATCTCGTGCGTGACCAACAGCATCGTCATGCCGTCCCCGGCGAGCTCCTTCATCACCGCGAGCACCTCGCCGATCATCTCGGGATCGAGCGCGGAGGTCGGCTCGTCGAAAAGCAGCACCTCCGGACTCATCGCGAGGGCCCGGGCGATGGCGACCCGTTGCTTCTGTCCTCCGGAAAGCCTTTCAGGCCATTCGTCCACCTTGTCCTCCAGCCCCACGCGCCGCAGCAGTTTCTCCGCCAGGGCGTCCGCCTCCTTGGGACCGCACAACCCCAACGAGACCGGAGCCAGCGTGATGTTGCGCCTAACGCTCAGGTGAGGAAAGAGGTTGAAGTGCTGAAAGACCATGCCCATGTGCCGACGGACCCGGTCGATATTGCAGCCGGGAGCGGTGATATCCTCTCCCCGAAAGAGAATGGTGCCGGAGCTCGGCTCCTCCATCCGGTTCAGGCAGCGCAGAAAGGTGCTCTTGCCCGAGCCCGAGGGACCGATGATCGCCAATTTCTCCCCTCTCTCGATCGTGGTTTCGATGCCGTTCAGGACGGATACCCCGCCGAACTCCTTGCTCAGGCCGCGAACCTCGATCAGAGGCCTGCCGCCCCCAGCCGCACGCTCCCCCATCCTCAGGACCTCCGGCTGCGAT is from Fretibacterium sp. OH1220_COT-178 and encodes:
- a CDS encoding IS30 family transposase, producing TVLGKPGSGGLVTVVDRTSRLLLAAKIEDKTASAVQAALIRLLKGMECRSLTTDNGKEFARHKEIATALGAPVYFAHPHSPWERGTNENTNGLIREYLPKGLDFREVRNDVVLRIVERLNNRPRKCLGFRTPNEAFFNLPVAFRLTI
- a CDS encoding ferritin-like domain-containing protein, encoding MGEPFRVSDLLDTLIRLEERGSAFYEDLAARTKSERARALFEELSREEREHEALYSALKKEFGDGAPPDSDRIRHLDTLIRQSFAFEEFRPILKDSDKAWEQAIDFAIQLEKNTAAYVREIRSILRTEAPEVFEAILAEEERHLRMLADYKNEAGF
- a CDS encoding amino acid ABC transporter ATP-binding protein gives rise to the protein MAASQPEVLRMGERAAGGGRPLIEVRGLSKEFGGVSVLNGIETTIERGEKLAIIGPSGSGKSTFLRCLNRMEEPSSGTILFRGEDITAPGCNIDRVRRHMGMVFQHFNLFPHLSVRRNITLAPVSLGLCGPKEADALAEKLLRRVGLEDKVDEWPERLSGGQKQRVAIARALAMSPEVLLFDEPTSALDPEMIGEVLAVMKELAGDGMTMLLVTHEMGFAREFADRVFFMDRGSIAEEGTPEEVFDRPREPRTADFLSKVLRR